One segment of Nitrospirota bacterium DNA contains the following:
- a CDS encoding DUF3365 domain-containing protein, whose translation MDTVRITFRAATITFLVGGLWGVASLHAAKENSPIGGISPERVADYVHAVLEADRTIYTTHIVNRMQEKGIVAATEHWEQDSALPLPAQFLQHSGRLVAESGRGIRYRLIGFSPIYQRNAPATEFERKALEVLRRQPDRPITGVVSSGKKQYFQAIYADRAVSSACITCHNSHPLSPKQDFKLNDVMGGIAITIPLE comes from the coding sequence ATGGACACCGTCCGCATCACGTTCCGAGCCGCAACCATCACATTCCTCGTAGGGGGACTCTGGGGCGTGGCGTCTCTTCACGCAGCCAAGGAGAACTCGCCCATCGGCGGCATCTCTCCGGAGAGAGTCGCCGATTACGTGCATGCCGTCCTGGAGGCCGACCGGACGATCTACACGACGCACATCGTCAACCGTATGCAGGAGAAAGGCATCGTCGCTGCGACCGAACATTGGGAACAGGACAGCGCACTCCCGCTGCCGGCCCAGTTTCTTCAACATTCAGGCCGGTTGGTCGCCGAGAGTGGACGGGGCATCCGCTACAGACTGATCGGATTCTCTCCGATCTATCAACGCAACGCGCCTGCGACCGAGTTTGAACGAAAAGCGCTGGAGGTGCTCAGGCGACAGCCTGACCGACCGATTACCGGAGTGGTTTCAAGCGGCAAGAAGCAGTACTTCCAAGCCATCTATGCAGACCGTGCTGTCTCGTCCGCCTGTATCACGTGCCACAACAGTCATCCGTTAAGCCCAAAGCAGGATTTCAAGCTCAACGATGTGATGGGTGGGATCG